GACCGGTCTCCAGCGGCAGGCCGGCGGCCCGCCAGGCCCCCAGCCCGCCGTCGAGCAGGCGTACGTCCTCCCACCCCGCGTGCCGCAGCAGCCACCAGGCGCGGGCGGCCGCCGTGCCGGCGGCGTCGTCATAGGCCACCACCGTGTCGCCGGGATTCAGACCCCAGCTGCGCGCGGCGTCGGCGAACGACGCCGGATCCGGCAGCGGGTGCCGGCCCTCTGCAGGGACCGCCGGTGCGGACAGTTCGGTATCCATGTCCACATAGACCGCTCCCGGCAGGTGTTCCTGCAGGTACTTTTCCCGCCCGTCGCTGGCGCCCAGCACCCACCGCACGTCCAGCAGCACCGGCGGGCGGTCCGATTCCAGTGCCTGTGCCAGATCCGGTACGGAAATCAGGACATCCACTACAGCTCCACGCTTTCACCGGCGGACAGGTGCCGGTACTCGGTCCCGTAGGTCTTGCCGAACCGGGTGACGTGGCCTTCAACCATGCCCAGCCCGGTCTCATTCAGCAGTGCGTCGTGAATGGGATACGCCCGCTCGGCACCGGTGGCGATGACGAAATCGAGTACCTCACCCAGCTTGGACCAGGGCGCGTGGACGGGCACCAGCACGGTGCGGGGGCGCAGGCCGTTCGGGACCACTAAGGAGTCTCCGGGGTGGTAGACCCTGCCTTCGACGAGGTAGCCGATGTTGGCCACCATGGGGATCAGCGGATGGATCAGGGCATGCTGGCCGCCGAAGGTCTGGATGCCGAAACCGGCAATGGTGAACGCCGTGTTGGGCTGCACCTCATGGATCCGGGCGGCGAGGTCAGGTGCGTCGGCACGCAGCAGGTCGGCCAGGGACTGGGGGGCGAAAAGCTCCAAGCCGGGCTGCTGCTGCATTTGCGCGAACACCCGAGTGCGGTCCAGATGGTCCGCGTGCTCATGGGTAACCAGGATGGCGTGGGCGCCGTCCAGCGCCTCGTCAACCTCGGAAAACGTGCCGGGGTCCAGCACCAGGACGTTGCCGCCTTGTTCGAAACGGACACAGGAGTGCGTGTACTTCGTCATTTTCATAGCGCCACCCTACTCCGGCGGGATGCGGGCGGGCAGGACGCTGCCGCAGGCCGGCTGATAATCTAGGGGTTCGCCCGACCAATACGCCTGGAGGAACCGCCGTGTCACCAGAGACATCCCGGACGTCCAAGCGGGCACCGGAAACGCGTGTGACCCGCCAGCGCCTGGCAGTGGGCCGCACCTTGGACGAACTGGACGACTTTGTCAGCACCCAGGAACTTTTCCGGTTGCTGCAGGAGCGCGGTGAACGGATTTCGCTGGCCACCGCCTACCGGATCCTGCAGTCCATGGCTGACGAGAATCTGGTGGATGTCCTGCGCACGGGCGACGGCGAGGCGCTGTACCGGCGCTGCGCCGTCGGACACCATCATCACCATTTGGTCTGCCGCGAGTGCGGCAAGGCGGTGGAGGTGGAAGCACCGGCCGTCGAAAGCTGGGCGGCAGGGCTGGGCGCCAGGCACGGGTTCACCGAGGTGGCCCACACCGTTGAAGTCTTCGGGCTGTGCCCCGAATGCAGCGCCGCCAAAGCAACCCCGTCACCCTAGGTTCCGGCAGCCGGCCCAGGTTCGGGGTAACCCTTAGGCCCCGGCGGTGGCCGTGTTCCGGCTCAGTTCACGCCGGGAACCGCTGCGGACGCGCCGGATAATCCGGCACACCAGGTAGATCACGAAGGACACCGTGGTGACGTACGGGCTGATCGGAATCCGGCCGCCCAGGGCCAGCAGGATGCCGCCCACCGACGAGACCAGCGCAAAGGCCACGCTGAGGAACACCACCAGCCGCGGCGAGGAAGTCACCAGCAGTGCCGCAGCCGCAGGCGTGATCAGCAGCGAAAGCACCAGCAGCGCCCCCACCACCTGGATGGACAGGGCTACGGCCAGGCCCAGCAGGAACATAAAGACAATCGACAGCACCCGGACCGGCACGCCGCGTGCCTCAGCCAGGTCCGGATCGGCGCTGGCGAAGGTCAACGGCCGCCAGATGAAGAGCAGGGCTGCCACCACCACGGCCGCCACGCCGGCCAGCAGGTTCAGCTGGACGGCGTCCACCGCGACTATCTGCCCGGTCAGCAGGCCGAACTTGTTGGCGGAGCGCCCTTCATAAAGGCCCAGGAACAGGATGCCCAGGCCCAGTCCGAAGGGCATGATCACCCCGATGATCGAATTCCGGTCCCGGGCCCGCAAGCCCATCACGGCAAGCAGGACGGCGGCGGCAACGGACCCGGCCAGGGAGCCGACCACCACGTTGGCCCCGATCAGCAGGGCGAAGGACGCGCCGGCGAAGGAGAGTTCGGCAATGCCGTGCACCGCAAAGGCGAGGTCGCGCATCAGCACGAAGGTGCCGATCAATCCGCCGACCAGCCCCAGGATGGCTGCGGCCCAGATGGAGTTCTGCACCAAGGGCAACAGCTCGCCGTAGTCGCTGAAGTCAAAAACGGCGTCGAAGAAGCTACGCAGGTCCAAGGTCCCCCTCGCTTTCTCCGTGGTGGTGGGTGGTGGCGTCCGGAATGCCCAGGACCACAATGCGGCCATGGCTGCGCAGCACTTCAACCCGGCTGCCGTACATTTCGGACAGGACGTCGCTGCGCAGCACCTCGGCAGGCGTGCCGGTGCGGAACTGGCCGCCCGCGAGGTACAGCACCCGGTCCACGTATTCGATCACCGGGTTGATCTCATGGGTCACAAACACAACGGCGGAACCGTCGTCGTGGCAGCGCTGCTCAATCAGCGAGCTGATCGCCTGCTGGTGATGCAGGTCCAGGGACAGCAGCGGCTCGTCGCAGAGCAGCAGGTCCGGGTTGGTAGCCAGCGCCTGGGCGGCACGCAGCCGCTGCAGCTCACCCCCGGACAGCTGTCCCACGGGTTCATCGGCGTAGGAGGTGGCCCCCACCTGCTCGAGCAGCCGGTCCACCCGGCGCCGCACCGGTGCCCGGCGCAGGCGCAGGCCCCAGCGGTCGCCGTCGACGCCGAGCCCCACCAGGTCCCGGCCGCGCAGCGGCGTGCCGGTGCTGAAGGACTTCTGCTGCGGTATGTAGCCGATGTCCTTGCTGCCGCGGTGCACGTTGCGGCCGTTGATGGTCACGGTGCCGCCGGTGAGGGGCTGCAGCCCCAGCAGGACCTTCAGGAAACTGGTCTTTCCGGAGCCGTTGGGCCCCAGCACGGCCAGGAACTCCCCCGCGTTGATGTCCAGGTCCAGGTTCTTCCACAACGTGCGGCCGCCGAAGGAGAGACCGGCATCGCGCAGCCTGACCACCGGCTCTGCGGGAGGCTTCACTGCAGCACCCTTTCCATGGCGGCTGTGTTGGCGGTCATCCATTGCAGGTAGTCCTGCCCTTCGGGCAGGGTTTCAGTGAAGTCCAGCACCGGCACGTCCGCATCCTGCGCGGCTTCACGGACCGCTTCGGTCTGGGATGTGGAGGTCTGTTCGTTGTAGCCCAGGAAAGCGATTCCGCCGCCGGTGACCAGATCCTGCATTTGACTCAGGATCCGCGGCGGTACATCGGAGCCTTCCTCGACGGCTTCGGTGAAGTCCGACGGCGTCACGTTGTGCAATCCGGCTTCCTCCACCAGATAGTCCGGCACCGGCTCGGTCAAGGCGACGTCGCGTCCCCCGGCGGTTTCCCGAAGGGCAGCCAGGGAGGCGTTGATCTTCTCGATGCCAGCATTGAAGTCCGCGGCGTTGCTGCGGAAGGTTTCGGCGGCACCGGCGTCCAGGCCGGCCAGGCGTTCCGCGGCGGCCTCGGCCAGCAGGCCCATGGCTTCGGGGCTGTACCAGACGTGCTCGTTGAACGAACCGTGGTTGTGCCCGGCGTGGTCTTCGGCATGATCTTCCCCGGCATGTCCATCCCCACCGGAGTCCTCAAGGCCGGAGATTTCCACAGCGTTGAGGATGTCCTCCGCGGGGATTCCCTCATCCTCCGCGAGTTTTTCCATAAAGCTGTCATAGCCGCCGCCGTTCAGCACCACCAGATCGGCCTTGGACACGGCCAGGCGGTCCCGTGCAGTGGCTTCGTAGGAATGCGGGTCCTGGCTCGGCCGGTCAATCAGCGCTGTCACTTCCACGTTTTCGCCGCCCACCAGGCTCAGGATGTTGCCGTATACGTCCGTGGACGCCACCACGTTCACTACGTCGTCGTTAGCATCTTCCGGTTCCCCGCTGCCGGAGCAGCCGGCCAACGCCAGAGCGCCGGCCATGAGGGCCAGACGGGCGGGGATGCGGCGCATAAGGGGGTGTGCTCCTGATAGGCGTGGGTAAGGTAGCGCGCCCGGCCGGCGCCGGATCCTTCCCAGCATAACCTAAACGCGAATCGTTCGCATCTAGATTATGCCGGGCCGGCGCATTCAGTTACAGGCTTTCACCCGTCCGCCGGAACCCCTGCGCCTGGGTGGCATCCCGGATCTCTCCAATGAGCTGTTCGATGATGTCCTCCAGGAACAGCACGCCCCGGGTGGTTCCCTCCCGGTCCAGCACGCGGGCCAGGTGGGAGCCGGTGCGCTGCATTACGGCCAGCGCATCTTCGATTTCGTCATCCAGGCGCAGGTTGGCCAGGGTGCGGACCTTGTTCTCCGTGATCGGCCGTTCATAGGCTTCCAACGGAATCGACATGATGTCCTTCAAGTGCATGTAGCCGGTCAGGTTTCCCGCTTCGTCCACCAGGACAAAGCGCGAGAACCCGGTCCGGCCCACCGCCCGCTCGAATTCGGCAGGAGTGGAATCGGTCCGCAGCGTCACCAGTTCCTCCAGCGGCACCATGACCGTGCCGGCGGTCTGCCCGGAGAATTCCAGTGCCCCGGAAATGATGCCGGAATTATCGGCAACAGTCCCCAGCTTGGTGGACTCTTCGACGATGGACTGCATTTCCTCCAGCGTGAACGCCGAGGCCACTTCGTCCTTGGGCGTGATGCCCATCAGCCGCAGGGCATGGTTGGCCAGCCAGTTCAGCGTGCCGATGACGGGCCGCACCAGCTTCGAGATGAACACCAGCGGCGGTGCCAGCAGGAGCACGGCCCGGTCCGCCACGGACACCGAGATGTTCTTGGGGACCATCTCACCGATGGTTACGTGCAGGAAGGTGACCGCCAGCAACGCCACCAGGAAACCTGCGCCGTCGGCCGCCTCTACCGGCAGTCCCACCGCTTCCAGCGGCACGGACAGCAGGTGGTGGATGGCCGGCTCGGCCACGGACAGGATCAGCAGCGAGCAGACGGTGATGCCAAGCTGGGCGCAGGCAAGCATCAGCGAGACGTGCTCCATGGCCCACAGCGTGGTTTTGGCCCGCTTGCTGCCAGCCTCGGCATACGGCTCGATCTGGCTGCGGCGCGCGGACATCACGGCAAACTCGCCGCCTACAAAGAAGGCGTTGCCCAGCAGCAGGACCACGAGCCAGAAAATTCCTGCCAGGTCACTCATCGGATGCCTTCCCTGCGTGCCGGCCGTTCTGCAGCGGCAGCGTCCTCGTCCTCCACATGGGATTCATCCTGTTCTTCGTCCTGCGGAATGAAGCTCACCCGGTCAATGCGCCGGCCGTCCATCCGTTCCACTTCCAACAGGCCGCCGGGTACCGGAACGCGGTCCCCGGCCCGGGCAATGCGGCCCAGTTCAGCCATGATGTAGCCGCCCACAGTTTCATAGCCGGCTTCGTCGGGCATCCGCAGCAGCGGCACCAGTGCCGATACTTCG
This Arthrobacter sp. zg-Y20 DNA region includes the following protein-coding sequences:
- a CDS encoding metal ABC transporter ATP-binding protein, whose protein sequence is MKPPAEPVVRLRDAGLSFGGRTLWKNLDLDINAGEFLAVLGPNGSGKTSFLKVLLGLQPLTGGTVTINGRNVHRGSKDIGYIPQQKSFSTGTPLRGRDLVGLGVDGDRWGLRLRRAPVRRRVDRLLEQVGATSYADEPVGQLSGGELQRLRAAQALATNPDLLLCDEPLLSLDLHHQQAISSLIEQRCHDDGSAVVFVTHEINPVIEYVDRVLYLAGGQFRTGTPAEVLRSDVLSEMYGSRVEVLRSHGRIVVLGIPDATTHHHGESEGDLGPA
- a CDS encoding MBL fold metallo-hydrolase, whose translation is MKMTKYTHSCVRFEQGGNVLVLDPGTFSEVDEALDGAHAILVTHEHADHLDRTRVFAQMQQQPGLELFAPQSLADLLRADAPDLAARIHEVQPNTAFTIAGFGIQTFGGQHALIHPLIPMVANIGYLVEGRVYHPGDSLVVPNGLRPRTVLVPVHAPWSKLGEVLDFVIATGAERAYPIHDALLNETGLGMVEGHVTRFGKTYGTEYRHLSAGESVEL
- a CDS encoding hemolysin family protein; translated protein: MSDLAGIFWLVVLLLGNAFFVGGEFAVMSARRSQIEPYAEAGSKRAKTTLWAMEHVSLMLACAQLGITVCSLLILSVAEPAIHHLLSVPLEAVGLPVEAADGAGFLVALLAVTFLHVTIGEMVPKNISVSVADRAVLLLAPPLVFISKLVRPVIGTLNWLANHALRLMGITPKDEVASAFTLEEMQSIVEESTKLGTVADNSGIISGALEFSGQTAGTVMVPLEELVTLRTDSTPAEFERAVGRTGFSRFVLVDEAGNLTGYMHLKDIMSIPLEAYERPITENKVRTLANLRLDDEIEDALAVMQRTGSHLARVLDREGTTRGVLFLEDIIEQLIGEIRDATQAQGFRRTGESL
- a CDS encoding Fur family transcriptional regulator, whose protein sequence is MSPETSRTSKRAPETRVTRQRLAVGRTLDELDDFVSTQELFRLLQERGERISLATAYRILQSMADENLVDVLRTGDGEALYRRCAVGHHHHHLVCRECGKAVEVEAPAVESWAAGLGARHGFTEVAHTVEVFGLCPECSAAKATPSP
- a CDS encoding metal ABC transporter permease, with protein sequence MDLRSFFDAVFDFSDYGELLPLVQNSIWAAAILGLVGGLIGTFVLMRDLAFAVHGIAELSFAGASFALLIGANVVVGSLAGSVAAAVLLAVMGLRARDRNSIIGVIMPFGLGLGILFLGLYEGRSANKFGLLTGQIVAVDAVQLNLLAGVAAVVVAALLFIWRPLTFASADPDLAEARGVPVRVLSIVFMFLLGLAVALSIQVVGALLVLSLLITPAAAALLVTSSPRLVVFLSVAFALVSSVGGILLALGGRIPISPYVTTVSFVIYLVCRIIRRVRSGSRRELSRNTATAGA
- a CDS encoding zinc ABC transporter substrate-binding protein; this encodes MRRIPARLALMAGALALAGCSGSGEPEDANDDVVNVVASTDVYGNILSLVGGENVEVTALIDRPSQDPHSYEATARDRLAVSKADLVVLNGGGYDSFMEKLAEDEGIPAEDILNAVEISGLEDSGGDGHAGEDHAEDHAGHNHGSFNEHVWYSPEAMGLLAEAAAERLAGLDAGAAETFRSNAADFNAGIEKINASLAALRETAGGRDVALTEPVPDYLVEEAGLHNVTPSDFTEAVEEGSDVPPRILSQMQDLVTGGGIAFLGYNEQTSTSQTEAVREAAQDADVPVLDFTETLPEGQDYLQWMTANTAAMERVLQ